GTCTTACAAAAAGATGTAGGTATGAAGAATACTTGAACAATACATACACAACTATCATTCCTATAAGAATTATACTATATTGACAAATGAAACAAAATTGAGGTAAGTGAACAGAAATAGTCAACTAAAAAGGAATAATCAATTACCTAAATACAAGAAAATCAACTCAAATATGATTATGCAAATAATTCTAACATTACTCAAATGTCAAAGCGATCATATGCAGAAAATCTTCCAGGTTGTGCACCAGCTTCCTTTATCCTCTTCTTGATAATGATTATAGAGAAAATATTAGAAGCCTTTCCCATGATTATTGTGTTGGAGAATAATACGTAAGCCAATTGATATGGCCGTGAAGGTTGGCATTTTTCATTTTATGTTAAATACACTTTGTCCATCCTTTGGTTTTTGTCATAAATGACAGTTTTTAAGAATCATTATTAGGGGATACTAATTACAGCAGTTTTGAATTGCAATGAGGAATATGAAAGATTGGAGAACTCTAAATTGCAACAATAATTATTCTTTAATGGGAAAAGCAAACGCatctgaaaagaaaaaaaaaagttgacaTTTATTGGAAAGTCATTTTTTTGGCTCAAGGATAAAATGGTTACCTAATTTTTGAAGGATATGATCGTAATTCAACTTTGAAGGTAGGAGTTTCCTACTTTTAGTATAATATGATGATTTTCATTGATGATTTTCTAGATTCACTTGGATTTATTTTGTGAAGCACAAGTCAGAAGTTTTCAGTAAGTTTGTGGAGTTCAAAGAAACTATTGAAGGTAAACTCGATTCTAGAATAAGGCGGCTACGAACTGATAATGGCGGTGAGTTTACATCAGATGAGTTTCTTTCCTTTTGTCGTCAGCATGGCATTAAAAGAGAGCTGACATGCGCTGATacgccacaacaaaatggagtggctGAAAGAAAAATCTGACACTTAACTGAGACATGTAAGAGTTGGCTTCATACCAAGAATTTACCTAGAGCCTTGTGGGCTGAAGGTATGAAATGTGCAGTGTACGTGATTAACAGGATACCGCTTTCTCCAAATAATATGAAGTCTCCCTATGAATTAATGTTTGGAGAAAAGCCTAGCGTGAAACACCTCAGGGTTTTTGGCTCTATTTGTTATGTTCACATTTCGGATTCTCAAAGGAGCAAGTTAGATGCCAAGGCAAAGAAATGCATCTTTGTCGGATATGATGAAAGGAAAAAGGGGTGGAAGTGCATGGATCCTAAAACTCATCTCTTTGTTGTCTTAAGAGATGTCATATTCAACGAAGTGTCTTTGTATTATGGAGCTGCATTGGATGAAGCGAGTTCAAAAACCTTAAATAATGAAGATTCAAGTTTGTCCATTGCAGGTGCTTCTCTAGATAATACAACTGCCGAGGAGTTAAGAGAAAGGGGGAGTCCTGGACCTcaacaacatgaaactcaacaaGAAAATGATTCAAGTGGTTCGGGAAGGCCAAAAAGAACTATTATCAAGCCAGCTCGCTTTAGAGATGAAAATTTTGTTAGTGCGTATTCCTGTTTCTTTGCAAGACCAATTGATGATGAAGAACCTTCCTCATTCGAAGAAGTTAAAGGAGTCAAAGAATGGAAGCTTGTTGTGGATGATGAAATGGAGGCTCTGATGAAAAATCAAACTTGGAGCCTTGTACCAAAGCCGAAAGATGTACAATCCATTTCTTGTAAATGGGTTTACAAAATCAAAAGAAGAGCCGATGGCAGCATAGATAGATATAAAGCAAGGCTAGTTGCTCGGGGATTTTCTCAAAAGTATGGAGAAGATTATGAAGAAACCTTCAGTCTGGTGGCTAAGATGATCTCTGTCCGAGTTGTGCTAGCCTTGGCAGCCTCGCATAATTGGAAGTTACGGAAACTTAACGTGAAGAATGCTTTCTTATATGGAGAGCTTGACAAAGatatttatatggagcaaccacccgGGTATGTCTCTAACTTACATCCTAATCATGTCTGCAAAATTAAGAAGGCCCTTTATGGCCTCAAGCAAGCTCTACGAGCATGGTATGAAAAAATTGCTCAGTATCTGCATTTCTGTAGCTATGATGCATCATAATCAGATCCTAGCTTATTTGTTAAAAAACAAGGAGATTTGCATATGGTTGTTCTTTTGTACGTGAATGATATGATAATAACAGGAAACAATGAAGATGAAGTTGCTAGGCTTCAAGATGAGCTTTCCATAAGATTTGACATCAAGAAGTTGGGAGAACTACACCATTTTCTTGGCTTAGAGGTGACAAACATGAACAAATGGATCTTTGTCACTCAAGAAGGATATGCCAAGAAACTTGTTGACAGGTTTGAATTGAAGCAAAGCAAAACATGTTCTACTCCTCTTGAGATAAGCACAAGGTTAAGGCGGGACGAAGGCTCACTTCTTGCAGATCCCAAGCCTTTTTGATTTCTTGTTGGAAGTCTCTTGTATTTGACTATTACAAGGCCGGACATTGCATTCTCGGTGGGATATGTCAGCAGATTTATGCAAAGGCCAAGAAAGCCTCACTTAGAAACTGCAAAGAGGATTCTAAAGTATATCAACTTAACATTAGACATGGGCTTGTTCTTCCAGAAGAAGAATAATTTGGTGTTAGCTGGTTATACGGATACTgattttggtggtgtttggatGACCGAAGATCAACATCGGGCTATATTTTCCTCTGTGGTGGAACAAGTGTTTCTTGGTGTAGCAAAAAGCAAGACTCAGTTTCCTTGTCAACCACAGAGGCAGAGTATAAAGCAGCTGCTCCCACTACTCAAGAATATGTATGGCTACAAAGACTTGTTGAAGACTTACATCTACCTATAGCAAAGTCAACTGTGATCTATGGAGATAATCAAAGTGCCATCAAGCTTGTAAACAATCCAGTATTCTATGcaagaactaaacacattgaggtGGAACATCACTTTTTTCGGGAAAAGGTTCTTGATGGAactatctgtcacacctcctttttccgcacccgcgggggcgcaggggagtttttccaattaaaggacaatcgaaaggggatttatttgtttatttcagagtcgccacttgggagatttagggtgtcccaagtcaccaattttaatcccgaatcgaggaaaagaatgactctatattacagtctgcgtaccagaaatccggataaggaattctgttaacccgggagaaggtgttaggcattcccgagttccgtggttctagcacggtcgctcaactgttatattcggcttatttatctgatttttaatacaattatgaaccatgtgcaaattttatcttttaccgctttattattataattattattttttaggaatgtgaacatcgcttaaaacatatctttggattgtgtcacatgaaatgcacccacaatacgaaacatattttatttgatgttttaggatttagatttgggtcgcatgaaatgtgcacccgaattaaggagaataaattattaagacgtgcctaaagcaactagcgtgttgttgttttgggtaaggccgaaaaattcgctaaatggcctgtcccgaattctaactgttttaatgtatatacagttagagggccccgcagctgtgtatatttttatttggcgaggctcgtctcgttctacttttaaaaggaattcgcgacgtcatggatatgcctctcggatcacgtcacaatcaatgtacccgtgattagaaatacatttcgaatccgtcgagatttggatttgggtcacataaatgtgcacccgagtttaagaaggtaaggtttattaaagcgtatcctaaagagactaacgtgttgttattttaggagggttgtgagatttgctaagcaacccgtcctggaaactaaatgcttcaataatatacatttaacaagggccccgcatttgcacgttttgtttattttcatcgaggctcatctcgttcttattttaaaaggatatcctatagcaactacgtttcttatcgcgtttgtccttatcaattgaaaacaatagatagtcctaattaattacatgattgcaagttgtttgtaatgacattcagaaaagctaaaaaaaaatttcagaaatgaggctgtatgtacagtcagccgaacaaacaattataggcccaaatccagcccatgcgtgataggccagacttgggcctctgcctgttctacgcgggcctacttggtttgcttcgatttgggctcgaccttcatgaggttgaggccgtgaactgATTCTTTATTTTGTGAAATGAATTTATCAATTTATGTGACActatggcaaaaggagaaagaactttaactaaaacggatagctttcctatttggcccacattagagaatatactacaccatcagactgagtctgaaatacaacttattacactgggcataTTTTCCCCTAGCAGTATACATACAAGGCTAGCAttcgttaacctacattgatatacttagtATGCAGGCTGCTTCTAtcgtccaaacaaaaatgtaactatttcatgacatttaGAGTAACAGTTCATGTACATATATAAGAAAgaaatctgcaggtcctctcttttgcattcatgctcaaactttcagttacatttgtggtattaattgtgtacctggtatggaagacaaagaaggaaggaatggtcagctaggcagtatgcagtaaacacagcaacaaacagatacacagcaacaacacagcaacaaccaactgaaccaagtgttttccacagccacagacaaccaacagtgatctcccagaatacaaagactagcaaatagtcgagtgccaagccagtaatcccaggaaaaagtaaagaaatagcagcagtaactgagggttcaaatgcagtaaaaccaccagttcaacaaccacaaacaactcagtcaatgcaagcaacagaacttggccaagacagcttgaccaaaatgcactcttataccactttcaggcagtgtttggttacaatgtcttaCTCAAGCCTCTCTTATGTTTTCAGCCTTTTCTTTTAACTCACAAATCTTTCTTAAGACTTAAAGATTCCAGCCTTAAGACTCAAAATTCTccctttttctgaagactaaagtccagccctttttcagttctcaaatggcctatttataagccaaagtgaccaagtgcagctaagctgcccccatctgcaacttgcagtctgcccataccctttaaagcccatgcctaagcatctttggtgccagcccctttgttccccacgcttggcttttgtttaatcaagagttatgggcattattcattttaaaccccatactcttgtgtcttgttccccattggtattagtttaatcctaaatcagtaccctacttgtc
This sequence is a window from Nicotiana sylvestris chromosome 3, ASM39365v2, whole genome shotgun sequence. Protein-coding genes within it:
- the LOC138887041 gene encoding uncharacterized mitochondrial protein AtMg00810-like is translated as MVVLLYVNDMIITGNNEDEVARLQDELSIRFDIKKLGELHHFLGLEVTNMNKWIFVTQEGYAKKLVDRFELKQSKTCSTPLEISTRPDIAFSVGYVSRFMQRPRKPHLETAKRILKYINLTLDMGLFFQKKNNLVLAGYTDTDFGGVWMTEDQHRAIFSSVVEQVFLGVAKSKTQFPCQPQRQSIKQLLPLLKNMYGYKDLLKTYIYL